In Maniola jurtina chromosome 19, ilManJurt1.1, whole genome shotgun sequence, the genomic stretch GTCACGGGGTAACATCGCGTGCGGGGGCTAACTACTAGAAACAAAGCCAACGTTTCATATTTCCACACCATTAAAACCTCTTGATTTATAtcgttttatactaaatgtacTGCGCCAAAAAGCACAGCAGTCTTATCGCCTATTTCCCTTCAGTGGTACTTATTGTCATTGcctctgtttaaaaaaaacggtcgatattttgtacaaaaagtTAGAAGCGTGACTAGACTTACATCTTTGTTGAGGATATCGACAACCGACTTATAGTTGGCCTGCTGACAGGCGTACATAAGCGGCGTGCACCCCTGAGGCAGGGGGGTGTTTACATCACCCTTTTTGGAGTTCCTTTCCCGCTTGATCTTAGAGCTTTTGTCGAGGAGGTCGCCTGTGGGACTTTTCTTAGGCTTTTTGAGGATGGACGGGATGGGTTCGCCCCGGCCGCTGACTGCACGCTTTTCCATAACAAAAGAGGGTTAGGCGGCATGCGTGCCATGTGTCGGGGGTCGTAGTGAGTGAGGCGAGTCGCGACGAGCGGGCGCGGAGGGCGCCTGGCTCCGACTGACCCTCGAGAGGCTTACCAACTCCGCGGCCACCTACTGCCCGCTCGGACACGGCGCTGGGCGGCACGCAACTCCCTACTATACCACCAGTGCACCAAACCAGGTCACCGTTTACTGTTAGATTTAGAAAATTTGATTTCAGAGCCCGATTGACACAATTAATCATAATAAGCAAATGTTTATCAGCAACATGAATTCGCTACCGAGTACGTAAATCtgtcaacttaaaaaaaaccggctaagtgcgagtagggtttgcgcaccgagggttccgtactcgggtattttttttttgtcattttgcacaataaatcaaaaacgattatgtataaaaattaacagacagacagacaacaaagtgatcttgtaagggtttcgtttttcgttttgaggtacggaaccctaaaaacaatcaGTCCTGGAAATTAATGGATAGTTTGCGGAAGATAGATCAGCTTTTTACAAATAAAGCTATTGAAAGTAGTTTGTAGATTTTGTCCATTGTGTTGATAGGTTGGTCTTggttgatagacagacagacagacagacagacggacagacggacggacggacggacagacagacaacccaCATTTCAAATTCCGGTCGGCGGGCTTAAGGCCACATCTTGGCTCCATATTATAAGAATATAGAAAAAGCAAGCATGCGGACTAGATGTAAGTAATTTGGTCCATTGCGAAATGGTCATGTCTCTCCATATGTTGGTCAGTTGAGACAAGGCACTTTTCGCCATCACGATGTGATGCCGGACTTCTGCTTCACCATCGTTGCTGATGTTGAAAATGCCAACTCTTAATATTAACGAGTATTTAAGTACAACACATtatttcagtaggtacataggtagatatTCACCCGTTCATCTCAACTGTTCCTGCCTCAGCAATTTAATAAGTAATTGAGATTATGCCTCAGTTTTTTTCGTATACTTCACTTACATTCAGGAGTCAGTCAGGTGAATTAAGGATCAAGTTTGACCTTAGCatttctttcaaataaaaatgggACAAGGTTAGAAACGATTTGATTGTTGTGGCAGGCTCCTTGGTAACTCACAGGCGTTATTAGGCGTCATTACGTTGGAGAGCCAGTAGCCGTTGGCTTATTAGCCACTACACACGAGACCAATTTCTAAGTCTAACCTCTAAcctcatgatcaacccatcgccggctctcTGCAGGGCAaggttctcctctcagatttGGCAGAAGGTCTCTACCACGCTGGGCAAATGTggattgaccgattttttttttaatttatttgtaccagaaagttgaaACAATAACgagaaaaagaaataaaaagtgaAGAGACAacacagggaagcacttatctctatatgagataccagtgacccttggcagtgcgagaggttgtaaaggggaTTTCAtacacgtttgagaacattatggagaactctcaggcatgcagatttcctcatgatgttttctttcaccgataaagcaagtgatatttagttgcttatgaaatgcacataactctgaaaagttagagatgcataACTGGGATCAAACCCTGGATCCCCCGTCTAGGAGGCCGATGACTTGATTTTGAAGTCCCTATTTTCAGTTTAGAAAGTGTGGTGTTGGAGCCTGCAGGGCAAGTTGAAGCAGTGTGTATAGGCATTATCGCGTTAAGGGAGTGATGCGTGACGTCATGCCACGACGCTACACCCCTTGATGGTAATCGCACTGAGCCAAGTTATCGTACAACAAATTGGTTGTGAATTTTCACTCGACTATGACCGAACTTTTCAAAGTATGCTGTAATTTTGTTTCAGGAAACTTCAACCTATTTCCTTCAGAAGACAGATCTTAtctattgtataatataatctacATTACTACCTCACTATcctgcccatattataaatgcaaaagaggggttttttaattaaaaatattcagatacaagttagcccttgactgcaatcttacctggtggtaagtgatgagatggaagcgggctaacttggaatggcagttttcataaacctttggtttctacaccgGAACGCTACATCGCTTGGCGGAACGGCTTTGCCagaagggtggtaactagccacggccgaagccctACCCacccagaccagaccagaaatttaaaaattataaaattccaaaccggTAAAGatttcctaaaaatattaagtaggtaaggtaggtactaaaactAGTATTACTAGCGCTATAAATGCACGATAAATGcaagtatatattatgtataagtagtacctactataatatgataagaaaatatattattttcatttagatCATACGCATTAGTGACCTACTGGCCTCTATTTGTTTACTAgagaacaaataattaataacacccTCGTAAAAGCCAGTAGAAAATAAAACAATCGTAGGTTTTCATGTTTTACAAGTGTTATGAATAACTTCACGAACCAAACTGAGCACCTACCTAACCGGCTCTCCGACTCTGGTTAGTTCCTACTCAAAATACTATGCAAATAATAAAGATATTGTAATTGGCTTCTCAAACTGTTAATAGGTATGCCGCCCGGACTAAGATGAAACAGCTCTTGTTTAGGTATGCGGTGTTTAACTTAAACAACAGAAGAGTTGATTCTACTTACTTTGCTTTTTCAGCTGTTTCTGCTTTCTTTCTGAATAGCTGTGCAAACTTTGCAATGAGGGTTTGTACAGCAATTCGTAATACTCGACCACGTTTGCGAAggatttttaatgtttaaattttccagtttttttttcacatttaaaaatattacgtaACGCGTGATTCAAAGAgatatttacttactaaattaTTCGTGTAAGCCAGAACGACACAATCTTGATCTTGATATAAGAAAATTAAGGGTTCTTCCATAATTTAGCCACGTTACAGAGCCCCATAAAAACCTTCATTTCCATAATGGCTTTAAAGATTTTAATGGCATTTGCAATTTATCGAGTAAGGTGTGCGAAGTAATTATGATAATCttgaaattaaactaaattataagCAAACTAGGCCGTGTACTGACCTAGTTCTATCATCATGATGTTTACCAGTCTCTAGGTACACAGTGGGTTAAGTATACTACCGTGAGTGTGAAGcgacattaagaggggtctctccgtcactcgcttcatacaaacatagttccaatttcatttgaatattaagcaaccaaagtccatgaaattttgcagacatattctagaaactaatatctatgtctgtggtattccagatttctgttaaaatattcggtttcaaagttacgcggtcttaaaaatttacatacaaatctttgagcccctgtaattttaaaactacatatttttagaaaaatctaaaacaccacagacacagatattagtttctagaatatgtctgcaaaatttcatggactttggttgcttaatattcaaatgaaattggaactacgattgtatgaagcgagtgacggagagagccctgttaaataattaatatgtgTAATATGACGCGTGAACACCAGATAACCCTTTGATAAAAGGtttagtattaaaatatctatttaacgCCAAcctaataactcaaaatttaaaaacccccgacacaaaaacctctataagaaaactagaaaagagcttgataactttcaaagggcagaagcgattttcttcgattatagctaagaacactcgcgatcaagccacctttcaaacaaaaactaaattaaaattggttcattcgtttaggatctacgatgccacagacaggtacacagatacacacgtcaaacttataacacccctctttttggtcgggggtttaaaagaAATTGTTTGTGAGTGATAATCGTCATGATCATCCCAtcatcggctcactactgagcctcggtctcttctcagaaggagccatagtctaccaagctagccaagtgtggattcTCAGACTccacacaccattgagaacataacggaaaactctcaggcatgtaggtttcctaaCGTATTTTCCTTTACCATTGTGACATCAAGTGTTAGGTATTTATTAGCGAAAAAAGAACTGAATCCAGACATCGTTGGATAAGGCGTGGTTTTCAAATGGTGATCAATGGTAACCgatctttattattttcttgttgGAATAATGGAAGTTTCGTTTAATACATCAAGAAAACAAGATGAAGTCAAGAAGAAGTACCAAGTACTTTTCGTACCGAGTAGTTCGTTCCAATTTCCATCATATTATAGTGATATTAAATACACTGAAAAGTTTCTTTCGggcttttctcagtagaagTTTCTTTgcaaaccggtggtagagtcctGACTCTTCGTCCTAACATGTCATAGGTATGGGCACAAGTAGGTATCCTAGGTACATGAATAAATACATTTCGTTTCATTTATCCTTTGCGTAAAtcgaaactagaaatataaagtaaaatataacaaCCTTATACTTAGTCAAAATACAACAGCTATCCATTGTCTTTAATATGATCTACGCAACATCACTCAAAGTCAAACACCCAAAAAACTTTTGTAGATAGCATCATGGGACTTGGGAGCATCGTAATGGCTGGCATTGCAAGGTCGCATGCTATCGAGTGTCTAGTGTTGATACATGGGACTATGAATCAGCTTggcttattaatattattattactagtaTGGATAAAAACTGTAGAAGAGATTCCAGGATACTATAATATATCTAGGATACTATAAGTACCACTCAAAAAGATaggtattattgaaatattatttggATGTCCTTCCAAAACATCCGCGAGGAACACTGGtcacaacgcgtagaggttaTCGAGAGATTAAATAATCCTCGTAAAGAGATTTCTATACCGATGTTCACCCCTCCGCTCATACGTTACcacaacgcatcgtgtggcttcaACCATTACTTAAACGTTGTGGCCTGAccatgatattatttttatagaaacAGGTGGCTAGTACTCAATTCCAGTTTTCTGTTGAAGTTTGTAGGTAAGTAGCATGTGGATTTTTGTGGTTTCGTCTTATCTTGCAGTTAGCGGTCTGCAGGGCACTTAATCAGCGATGGTAGAGCAAATGTAGGTCAACGGTCAATCGCGATAGTGGCAAGCGTGGTCGcgattatattcaaattaatcgcCCCCAATAGTCCAAGAGATCACGACCAAATTTTAGGAAGCAAAGACATTTAAGTATATTAGGTAAACCAGCTAAACGTAAGTTTGTTTATGTTAATTAAATGACCTTAGAAAAAATGACGCAGCGACAGGCAAGATTCCTTtcgatttgaatgaaaatccatactaattattataaatgcgaatgtgtgtatgtctgtctgtccgctagcttctcggcccaacagttaaattGATTTTGGCAaaacttggtacagaggtagcttgcctCATCATTGATTCCTCGTCGATCGAtgaaaatagaaagattttgtCGCGATAGCTACAGATTCCTGTCATTTCCATAAAATAAGTTTCTCCGTCGTCTCCTACACTACAACTTCCACTAGGTACAGTAAGAAAGCTAAATCTTATAGTGCCTATAAAAGAACAAATTATCGACATCCTGCGTATTAATGTTTATTATAACGAACCCTGACCTGGATTTAAACCCTGATCTGGATCTAAACCTTGATGAGCACCAATATTAGCCCAGATTACTTTTACAAGGAAGATTTTGTACTTATTAACAATACAAGACGTTTTTCAAATTAaagaatattatataaaatttaatcgACTAGGTACTAGTATGcatgtagtatgtacctaagtagtagttaggtacatcatgaatcgttatcatcatcaacagcGACGATCCACTATTACTGctaacgggtctcctctcagaatgatctacactggctaagtgcagattggcaaaaTTCATACTCATAATACCTATATCCAAACAATCAGAATCCCGGGATTGGACCCCGACTTTTTATTTTGTGtgtttatatgtacctattgggaAATCTCCAGAACTAATTATTAGATTCCGAAAATTCTTTTACTGATTAGCTACACCATCCCCGAGTGATCTATGCTATAAATTGTATCGcgtagacaaagtcgcgggcaaaagctagattataatataaaaaagcaACTCACCTTATTTTAATCATCCTGTATTTGCAGTTTGAAATCTCGTTCATATTCGTAGCACTAACACAAATGAACACACACTACATTTTCATAGAAAGTTATAGGCTCTCCGTTCATTACTAAGTAGCCATTGAAAACTTGAAGAATCGTAAATAATGACAATATAAGTTGGATGTGACGATGCCTCATGGCATGAGGTGGTATGCCGTTGCCATGGTTACGGCGAGGACGCCTATCTGTTGCCATAGATAACCGGTGGCGATACATCGCGATCACGAAATATTTGCAGGGGCTGAGGCTAATTGGTTGAGTTTAGAGCTTCGAGCATTGAGAATAGTTCATAAGACTACCTACTGAACCTACCTAACGAATGGGAGTTGTACATGTTTCGAATTGTTACACAGAAGATTTAGAAGAAGAACCAGTAGGTGCTTTCAAAAGcaatataaacataatatgtataatgtttTAACTACTTACAAATACTATGAGGTTTTTTATAACTATTCAATAttttatagataggtactacAATACCTTGGCATTATCCTGCGTCATCTGCACACGCTTAATTACCACGCCAGatgtttttaatgaaaaataaaaacataaaaatattaggtttttactcaaaacaaataattacaTAATCAATAAAGACAAACGTATGACAATACCTACCCATACTCGCGTAACTAAAGTTTTTTATCGTCTTTTAGCACAGCTTTTGCGTTGTGGCTTTTTagattccaaaaaaaataaagatgaattacttatttatacttACCTGCAGGTGAACAGTTAGGTATTTTATACATTGTgctgttattattttaattaaataaatacttaatcaaTATAAGtatcttaaataataattttatttaacaatgaaattttataataagtaatgaAATACTTTTGAGAGAAATACTTTCACAGGCGATGATAACAATCTGCTCACCACAGAATCCGTACTGTTCAGTGTGTCAACCTTACGAGGATTAGTAGAGTTAGAAGGGGCTGTAAAAGAAATAAgcatttttaagttttcttaCCATTTAATTTGTATATCATATTTTGTAGAAATACAGCTGTCATAAAAACTATACATAACTAAAATCAACATTTGAATACCTACTCAACCGATTTGAATACTGATTGCTCAGATTATCGAATAATTTGAGACTGTTTATCTTATGTACGTATGTAGGTATAGACGTTTGTTGTTGAATTTACGTAAATGTTCAATTTCGCATACAGTGTGCAAACAAACGATTTTGTTGTGTCGTGTCGCATCACACTCTTGTGTGACGAATTTTGACCAATCGGAGAACCGCTCGAACTTCTACGCACATCACGACAGACGTCGAATAAACGAAACTAGCTGAATTCCGTAACTGTGTCCAcacagatttaggttttactaAAAATCCCGTTGTAATTTCTCGAAATCGTTTCTTAGTAGGGTCTACGTAGATTCTACGTCGTAGCTTAAGCTACGTGAAAAATCTGAGGTTTGAATTGAACGTTGCAATAATATAATGACAATCAGGTTCTCCTctttaacagacttcaaaaaagcAGGTTATGGAGTCCATGACGTCCCGTAATTATCGAccgccatgcaaataaaaaaataaaaaattacgtaGTGTATGATGGCACGAGTGCGAGTCCagctcgcacttgactgttgaagtaataactaataagctaAGCCTGTTTCTAGTTCTAACTTCCACGCATCACGCCAGAACACAAtagtttgtttgtttaaaaaaaattatactctTGGTGGTGGCGTACATTTGTTTTGAACACTCCTCCTGCATCCCAGGGGACAAGTTGTAGTCGATTCGAAGTCCGCGTCGAGCGAAAATCTATTATTTAAATAGACTTTGACACAATCCACGCTAACCGTTGTGGCGTTGATCCAGAGAACTTCAGCTGGAAACTTTTCGCCGCAAACGCTTGAACCGAGCAGATGGCATTGTCCATTCCACTCGACCATCGAGTCAGTTTTACACGGATTTGGGACACACACAGGTATCATGGAGTCTGAGGGTAACGCCAAATACTGTTCAGCTGGACAAGGTCCTTTTTGGTATGCTAGCCAACACTTGTCTGAGTCCGGATGAAAGAGAAACCCTGGAAAAGAGATTACAAAACTGTTTAactttaaggtggaagcgaagggcctgcccgcgaaattcaaatttaatttggtttttcgcaatttgtaaactaatacgacaacgcaggcttatggtattttaattgcgacagtggccaaaccaaattaaatttgaatttcgcgggcaggcccgtctcatgccccttaagtaaagtggtaattaagtattatttccCTAACTAACGCGTTACCTACATATTGGAGAAAAATCTACAAATGAGTTACGAACTTGACTGCTGCGATGATTTCGACCTGCAATCTTTTAACAAGACCTAACAAGATtgcctttttttaattttcaaaattacaataaaattgaaagCTAGCGTTATCTAATTCCTGTAAAAATCATGCCATCGAtcatggtgataataattaattacgtaaacttaaaactaaagctacgagggttccaaatgcgcccaagtctgagaagagcccacaccaaactcagccgggtattctttttttgcTATCACCACTTTTCAAAATCACAcctattagaactatcaaagctgtttggcaactcattcccaagctttcttatcatttgaataatcctttacattgtaataagATTTTTCAATCAGTTTGTACGTTTGTTGAAAGAGactccctacaagagacctatgtccagcagcctggctagcatgggcagtagataaaaattatatcccccgattatatccactgatgtcatagaaatcagtggacaTAATCGGgggtataatttttatctactgcccatgctagccgggcagtggAAGTCTAtcggttaatgatgatgatgactgcgCCGTCTAttactattaggtacttaggctgaaatctataaagcgtactttgattttgctcagacttaagacactgttaaaacgagatagattaaTGGCAGCTAcctaatgctgtctcgttttaatattgtcttaagtctgagtaaaagtcaaagtgcgctttatagatttcagccttagttaCTTCAGAACATAATTTACCTGGGCGACAATCGCAGATCCAGTCGTCGGTCTGGTCTCCGGGATAGAACAGCTCGTTCTCCGGGCACGTGGATGGCAGGTACACTGGCACACGattctgtaaaaaaattgttaaaataaaactattcaaattcaaaatatttttattcaattaaacttttacaagtgcttttgaatcgtcaaaataatctaccactagttcggattgccgttcctaccgagaagaaccagtaagaaactcggcggttgttcttttcaagtgttcaatttacaattattatatgcCTTActgtactatacaagcaattgcagccccgcgttTTGCTGGAGCGATTGTACAATATGCTTTTTCAGGagtatacttttaatagatttttaatgtATGTGCATGTAAGTAGCAAtcttttaatatcacttgctttaacagtgaaggtaAACATCGCAAGGAAACCTCAATCTACAATGGCCCAGCGAGGCGGACTGTGGCGTGGatgaaacccttctcattaagaaaggagactcgtgctcagtagtgagccggcgatgggttcatcatgatgatgatgggtgCGGGAACCCGTCAGCTAATTAATTACGAAGCAGAAGGTATTCTGTTGATAACCTGCTAGCTTTAGGTTAATGTGTCTTTACATGTGAAAATtaccataaaattataatattggcAATAGAGAACAATATCATATTAAAGTCAAATCATGGCAAATTAGTGATTCGTCTTGGTCATGAATGCGTGATAAAATCTTTCTAACACCCTAAACGCGAGCAAATTGTTTCTATTATTGAAAATGATAAGCaatgatagcctaatggttgtACCATCGGCCTCCTACTCGGGTcgtgggttcgattccgggcacgttagtctaactttacggagttagaaattaaatatcacttgcttagaataaaaacccagatcacttgctttaacgatgaaggaaaacatcgtgagggaacctgtatgtctgagagtattctgtcgcttggtatattttaatgttgtagttagtacatttatatttatgaactcagaattttctcctctttcatttgacacccgaCTCAatacaaaaccaaaaaaaaaaaaaatttggagatccCCCACTTTTTTCAGGTAACATCCgtaaggtcaattttttcgtataaaatgtagcctatttcacccggacctttacgacgaatcgattgacacctcattcatcaaaatcggcccagtagtttaggcgctacggtggctacacagaatctggatacaaacatacatacatacatagactgctaaaatcataacccttccttttggctttgccgcagtcgggtaaaaatatttttagctaTGACGTTACATCATGGCGGAAACATTTTCCTTTTGTTAGTTCGCACGTAATAAACCATGGTTCAACGATACCtagcatacctacttatttagttttaattgaccCGAACAAAAAACCGACCTTCAGACTGTATAAATACCTAGTAAACGAGTTTACAAGATCATCAATCCATATCCGGGATTCCGTTGATTTAAACGTAAAGATCTCACCTGCTTATTAGCTAGTAAAGGATTTTCCTCGTATTCTGGAAAACCTATTACATCCTTATTTACAGGGGTATTTCTTGAAGTCACTAATAAacttaaactaaaaattattatactccTAAACCAGTAAATCatctttatttatcttttaattcGAAACACTTCAATAtcttagtattatttgtaaacTATACAAAATcactttaataaattaatatttataacgttaataaatattataacgttattttattaataacaaacGTCCTACTAATTCACATTACGCGTcgtactatttattttaaattaaaatttatgttaTATACGGGCGTTTTACTGTACAGTTTGGTATCGACTACGCTAGGATTCCTCATAATCAAGTTTAATGTGAACTTGCGGTCACTAATCAAAAATAATAcgtaaaaaaacataaaacatattttgataAATCGCAAAACCAGTCTTCGTGAGAATCTTCAACGAACCAGAAATCTATTTTAGGCATTGTCGATATTCTGCTTATCTAGTCATTTATAATACATGCATATTATCAAAGATACCTAGGTAATATAAAACTCGTTAGGCAAAGCTCCAGCCAGTATTCCCAGGCGCTGGGACTTCTTGATCGCAAGTGGCTGGAGTGTGGCTCTGGTCGGAGACCCTAAGAAGACCAGCTTACCGTGGCACAAGCTATCATGCCAAGATGCAAGGGGCATGAGACCAAGTGCATCCTCAGTCCTCACGGATGAACCCAATAGGCACCGCCGCACATTCTTATGCCTCATAATACGCACGAGGCCATTATGACCACCGAGATCGAGGTACATTATGTatgtgaagtaggtaggtaccagagATTGTTTTTTGAAATGGGCAAGGCACGCCGTCTTCATCGAGTGCATTATTCAAAACTAGGCCGTTGACGcaattacaagtaggtaatccAAATCGTACGTGGAAAATGGGAGAAACCGATAAATCACGGCTGGACAACGAAGATTTTTTTCCTTATAAACGATCATGTTACGTTAAAACCCGAAACAATCAatcaaaaatacctaagtaggtacttacctatgcATTATCTATCATTTACAGGTACCTAATACGTACTTACATTTAGACACATCAAGGAATATTTTTTGGTCGGTACATAGTGCAAGTATTACAAACCTCACGAACAAGCTCAACTTCCGGAGGAAAATAACTTAGTTTGAGTAGGTTGCTTAATACTCTGgtctatttttaaataactacttatgttgtcttactttattaattaaacttgcCGACTTAACTGCACTTTGTTCTCTAATTTTtatggattattatttattatattatcaacATTAAGAGTGACTGAGAGAGATTTTTTGGTGTTTTTAGGAACCTGCACATCGTATTgtgaaaatgtatttttaatttataaaacctcacgtttagatttaagtttatattattatcttttttacTATGTAAATATGGAtagttaaaatacaaaaaaaaaaaccaattattattaagtacatttatttttagttaattaATCCGAAAATACACTAccttcatttttaaatttttcactttCTAAGAATAAAGAAtgactttttatttagttacaGAAAAAAAGAGGAGGGCCATAAGAAACCATAGATGAAGAGAATATCTCTACAAGTCTCTGCGTATGTAATATGCGGTCGCCTTTATGACCATGTTTCAATCGTTTCAATCCATAGTTATATAATTAGTTGGTAATGGTAGATAGACCTTACAATTCGCA encodes the following:
- the LOC123875069 gene encoding uncharacterized protein LOC123875069 isoform X2; the protein is MIYWFRSIIIFSLSLLVTSRNTPVNKDVIGFPEYEENPLLANKQNRVPVYLPSTCPENELFYPGDQTDDWICDCRPGFLFHPDSDKCWLAYQKGPCPAEQYLALPSDSMIPVCVPNPCKTDSMVEWNGQCHLLGSSVCGEKFPAEVLWINATTVSVDCVKVYLNNRFSLDADFESTTTCPLGCRRSVQNKCTPPPRV
- the LOC123875069 gene encoding uncharacterized protein LOC123875069 isoform X1 — protein: MIYWFRSIIIFSLSLLVTSRNTPVNKDVIGFPEYEENPLLANKQNRVPVYLPSTCPENELFYPGDQTDDWICDCRPGFLFHPDSDKCWLAYQKGPCPAEQYLALPSDSMIPVCVPNPCKTDSMVEWNGQCHLLGSSVCGEKFPAEVLWINATTVSVDCVKVYLNNRFSLDADFESTTTCPLGCRRSVQNKSPSNSTNPRKVDTLNSTDSVVSRLLSSPVKVFLSKVFHYLL